Proteins encoded in a region of the Halioglobus maricola genome:
- the lipA gene encoding lipoyl synthase: protein MSENDNIIPATQVSSGEKFVNARGIKAIKDGIKASSSDTERLAKPDWLRIKVKGGQTYDKVTAIVHEHKLATVCEEAKCPNMSECWSSGTATIMLMGDVCTRACQFCSVNTGNPRGWLDPEEPANTARSVQLMGLKYIVLTSVNRDDLPDGGAGHYADCVRQVKTANPETAVEALTPDFLGVLADVETVVDSGIEVFAQNVETVRRLTHPVRDPRASYEQTIEVLAHAKAYRPDVLTKTSLMLGLGETEAEILECMDDLRAAKVDILTFGQYLQPTSNHYPIARYVTPEEFEQYRQWGLEKGFMEVVSGVFVRSSYRAEQVLAKNNVGL from the coding sequence ATGTCTGAAAACGACAACATCATTCCCGCCACCCAGGTGAGTAGTGGCGAAAAATTCGTTAATGCGCGGGGAATTAAGGCCATCAAGGACGGCATCAAGGCCAGCTCTAGCGATACTGAGCGCCTGGCCAAGCCGGACTGGCTGAGAATCAAGGTCAAGGGTGGTCAGACTTACGACAAGGTCACTGCCATTGTGCATGAACACAAGCTGGCCACCGTTTGTGAAGAGGCCAAGTGCCCGAATATGAGCGAGTGCTGGAGTTCGGGTACTGCAACCATCATGCTGATGGGTGACGTATGCACCCGGGCATGCCAGTTCTGCTCGGTCAATACCGGCAACCCCAGAGGTTGGCTCGACCCTGAAGAGCCTGCCAATACGGCGCGGTCTGTGCAATTGATGGGGCTCAAGTACATTGTGCTGACATCGGTCAATCGTGATGATCTGCCGGACGGTGGGGCGGGGCACTACGCTGACTGCGTGCGGCAGGTAAAAACAGCCAACCCGGAGACGGCGGTTGAGGCGCTTACGCCAGATTTTCTCGGTGTGCTTGCCGACGTTGAAACAGTGGTGGACTCTGGTATCGAAGTGTTCGCCCAGAACGTGGAAACGGTCAGGCGCCTGACCCACCCAGTGCGCGATCCCCGCGCGAGTTATGAGCAGACGATAGAGGTGCTCGCACACGCCAAGGCCTATCGCCCGGATGTGTTGACCAAGACCAGCCTGATGCTGGGGTTGGGGGAAACCGAGGCAGAGATTCTCGAGTGCATGGACGATCTGCGAGCGGCCAAAGTAGACATACTCACCTTCGGGCAGTACCTGCAGCCAACGAGCAATCACTATCCCATCGCCCGCTACGTGACCCCTGAGGAGTTCGAGCAATACCGTCAGTGGGGCCTTGAGAAAGGCTTTATGGAAGTGGTGTCAGGTGTATTTGTTCGTTCCAGCTATCGCGCGGAACAGGTGTTGGCAAAAAATAACGTGGGTTTGTGA
- a CDS encoding fumarate reductase cytochrome b subunit: protein MSSISNRWPARMDVLQSASGLLLVLFVWAHMFFESSILLGKDAMLWVTRMFEGEPILGKPYPVLVSLVALFILTLLVVHAILALRKFPANYRQYSQLHRHLGQLRHGDSTLWYVQVITGFALFFLAVGHVVMVLLQPDNIGPYASSDRIWTGRFWILYALLLPVVHIHAAIGIYRLSMKWGVFPSERHGLWRGRIKLALYCIFAFYLCLGTASLATYMQIGYEHADQAGERYRPVGAH, encoded by the coding sequence ATGTCATCGATCAGCAACCGCTGGCCCGCCCGAATGGATGTGCTGCAAAGCGCGAGTGGCCTGCTGCTTGTGTTGTTCGTCTGGGCACACATGTTCTTCGAATCCAGCATCCTGCTCGGCAAGGATGCGATGCTCTGGGTTACCAGAATGTTCGAAGGTGAGCCGATCCTGGGCAAGCCCTACCCTGTCCTGGTGTCATTGGTCGCACTGTTCATACTCACTCTGCTGGTCGTTCACGCCATTCTTGCACTGCGCAAGTTCCCCGCAAACTACCGCCAGTACAGCCAGCTCCACCGCCACCTCGGACAACTGCGACACGGTGACTCCACGTTATGGTATGTCCAGGTCATCACAGGCTTCGCATTATTTTTTCTCGCCGTTGGCCATGTTGTGATGGTGCTGTTACAACCGGACAATATCGGCCCTTATGCGTCATCAGACAGAATCTGGACAGGCCGGTTCTGGATTCTCTACGCCCTGCTGTTACCGGTAGTCCATATCCACGCCGCAATCGGTATCTATCGCCTGAGCATGAAATGGGGCGTTTTCCCCAGCGAGCGCCACGGTCTGTGGCGCGGACGCATAAAACTCGCGCTCTACTGTATCTTCGCTTTCTACCTGTGTCTGGGGACCGCATCTCTGGCGACCTATATGCAGATTGGCTACGAGCACGCCGATCAGGCCGGCGAGCGCTATCGGCCGGTGGGGGCGCACTGA
- a CDS encoding fumarate reductase flavoprotein subunit, with amino-acid sequence MEIIYTDVLVIGGGLAGQRAAIGARRRGLDVTILSLVPAKRSHSAAAQGGMQASLGNCLGGSGDNEDLHFADTVRGSDWGADQEVVRMFTHTAPKAIREMAAWGVPWSRVRQGPHSITEDGEQKTITEPAAAHGLIDSRNFGGTAKWRACYVADGTGHAMLYAMSNQAIAAGIPVHERLEAIALICDGERCCGAVVRNLMTGALSAYMARATCIATGGFGRIYRVSTNAVINEGMGAAIALETGIARLGNMEAVQFHPTGIFPAGILVTEGCRGDGGLLLDGAEHRFMPGYEPEKRELASRDVVSRRMEEHIAAGHGATTRFGDHLWLDIRLLGAEHIDGKLREVKEICQYFLGIDPSRELIPVRPAQHYSMGGIRTDHNCHSRELRGLFAVGEAACWDMHGFNRLGGNSVAETVVAGMIAGESIADFCASADGSIQLATNLANDALSAQAAQLTAIADSTGNESAVELTKLMQETMTDKVGIFRRGESLQQAVQTLLELQRRSAGVRLRSSASGANPELVAAYRLPRMLKLALCVTHGALMRCESRGAHYREDYPQRDDAQWLRRTLASWPDADDTLPTLDYEALDIHRMELPPGWRGYGTKDSIDHPSTAIRETEIAQLIANYPEADRYQRQNLLMPFHHLLPPGFRGRNQRLEDTE; translated from the coding sequence ATGGAAATAATCTACACCGACGTACTCGTCATCGGCGGGGGCCTCGCCGGGCAACGGGCTGCCATAGGGGCGCGGCGCCGCGGCCTCGATGTCACCATACTCAGCCTCGTGCCGGCCAAACGCTCGCACTCGGCAGCGGCGCAGGGCGGGATGCAGGCGAGCCTGGGCAATTGCCTCGGGGGTTCGGGAGACAACGAAGACCTGCATTTTGCCGACACCGTGCGCGGCTCCGACTGGGGCGCCGACCAGGAAGTCGTCAGAATGTTCACCCATACAGCGCCCAAGGCCATTCGCGAAATGGCCGCCTGGGGGGTGCCCTGGAGTCGGGTGCGCCAGGGACCTCACTCAATCACTGAGGATGGAGAACAAAAGACGATCACCGAGCCCGCAGCAGCTCACGGCCTGATCGACAGTCGCAATTTTGGCGGCACGGCCAAGTGGCGCGCCTGCTATGTCGCCGATGGTACGGGCCACGCGATGCTTTACGCTATGAGCAATCAGGCGATAGCCGCCGGTATTCCGGTGCATGAAAGACTCGAAGCGATCGCCCTGATTTGCGATGGCGAGCGTTGCTGTGGCGCCGTGGTCCGCAACTTGATGACCGGGGCACTTAGCGCCTACATGGCCCGGGCGACCTGTATTGCAACGGGCGGCTTTGGCCGTATTTATCGGGTTTCAACCAACGCTGTGATCAATGAGGGTATGGGTGCTGCCATTGCCCTGGAAACCGGTATCGCCCGGCTGGGCAATATGGAGGCAGTGCAGTTTCATCCGACCGGTATCTTTCCGGCGGGCATCCTGGTGACTGAAGGCTGTCGCGGCGACGGTGGCTTGTTGCTCGACGGCGCTGAACATCGCTTCATGCCGGGGTACGAACCGGAGAAGCGCGAGCTCGCTTCTCGCGATGTAGTGTCGCGCCGCATGGAAGAACACATCGCCGCGGGCCACGGCGCTACCACTCGATTCGGCGATCACCTGTGGCTCGACATTCGCCTGCTTGGCGCCGAACATATCGATGGCAAGCTGCGCGAGGTCAAAGAAATCTGCCAGTATTTTCTCGGCATAGATCCAAGCCGCGAGCTTATCCCTGTGCGACCCGCCCAACATTATTCCATGGGCGGAATCAGAACCGATCACAACTGCCATAGCAGGGAATTGCGCGGGCTATTCGCCGTCGGCGAGGCCGCCTGCTGGGACATGCACGGATTCAATCGTCTGGGCGGAAACTCGGTCGCAGAGACCGTCGTGGCAGGCATGATCGCCGGTGAATCCATCGCCGATTTTTGCGCTTCAGCGGACGGCTCAATTCAACTTGCAACCAACCTGGCTAACGACGCACTGAGCGCACAGGCGGCGCAGCTGACGGCCATCGCAGACAGTACTGGCAATGAAAGCGCCGTAGAACTCACCAAACTGATGCAGGAAACCATGACCGACAAGGTCGGCATATTTCGCCGCGGCGAATCACTGCAACAGGCAGTGCAGACACTGCTTGAACTACAGCGCCGCAGTGCGGGGGTTCGATTGCGTAGCAGCGCTTCAGGTGCAAACCCGGAATTGGTAGCGGCCTATCGCCTGCCTCGAATGCTCAAGCTGGCCCTGTGCGTCACCCACGGCGCCCTCATGCGCTGCGAGAGTCGCGGTGCGCACTACCGCGAGGATTACCCGCAACGGGATGACGCCCAGTGGTTGCGGCGGACCCTCGCGTCCTGGCCCGATGCGGACGATACATTGCCCACCCTCGACTACGAAGCGCTCGATATACACCGCATGGAGCTGCCGCCTGGGTGGCGTGGCTACGGCACCAAAGACAGCATCGATCACCCTTCGACTGCCATACGCGAAACCGAGATTGCCCAGCTGATTGCCAACTATCCTGAAGCGGATCGCTACCAGCGCCAGAACCTCCTGATGCCCTTCCACCACCTTCTTCCTCCCGGATTCCGCGGCCGCAACCAACGGCTTGAGGACACTGAATGA
- a CDS encoding fumarate reductase iron-sulfur subunit produces MNTIPLNQARTLTLRILRHNPTDPDSEPRLQDFQVEETDAMTLFVALNIVREEQDPSLQFDFVCRAGICGSCGMLINGRPALACRTLTRDLGDTVVLAPLPGFALIGDLSVDTGKWMRGMSERLETWIHAEGLETKNLDAIEDAMDPELAEQLYELERCIECGCCVAACGTMQMREEFVGAVGLNQIARFQLDPRDTRSDSDYYELIGDDSGVFGCMTLLGCDDMCPKQLPLATQIAFLRRRMAAV; encoded by the coding sequence ATGAACACCATCCCTCTCAACCAGGCTCGCACGCTCACCCTGCGTATCCTCCGGCACAACCCAACGGATCCTGACAGCGAGCCTCGACTACAGGATTTCCAGGTTGAGGAGACCGACGCCATGACCTTGTTTGTGGCACTGAACATCGTGCGCGAAGAACAGGACCCGAGCCTTCAGTTCGATTTTGTCTGTCGCGCCGGCATTTGCGGCAGCTGCGGGATGCTGATCAATGGCCGTCCAGCCCTCGCCTGCCGCACACTGACCCGAGACCTTGGCGACACGGTCGTGCTTGCGCCGCTGCCTGGGTTCGCCTTGATAGGCGACCTCTCAGTGGACACGGGCAAGTGGATGCGCGGAATGTCTGAACGTCTCGAAACGTGGATTCACGCCGAGGGTTTAGAGACAAAAAACCTCGACGCGATTGAAGACGCGATGGATCCAGAACTCGCAGAACAACTCTATGAACTAGAACGCTGCATTGAATGCGGCTGCTGTGTTGCAGCCTGCGGCACCATGCAAATGCGCGAGGAATTTGTCGGCGCGGTGGGTCTGAACCAGATCGCCCGCTTTCAGTTGGACCCGAGGGATACACGCAGCGACAGCGATTACTACGAATTGATCGGCGACGACTCCGGTGTTTTCGGGTGCATGACTTTGCTGGGCTGCGACGACATGTGCCCCAAGCAATTGCCCCTGGCGACCCAGATCGCCTTTCTGCGCAGGCGGATGGCCGCCGTCTGA
- a CDS encoding ABCB family ABC transporter ATP-binding protein/permease, producing MRGTNTVVDPDTPTNWRIVKHLLPYLLESKYRVGLALACLIAAKGAILLIPFLLKHLVDALEQGGPGLTISLLSGLVLAYGGARFANVFFGELRDTIFGRVTENAMRRIGLQVFRHVHSLDLKYHVERRTGGLARDIERGTTGISFLMRFFVFNIAPTLFEIAMVVGILLFNYGPGFAVITLIAVIFYGLFTVRATDWRTQFVREMNEADSASNTRAVDSLLNFETVKYFTNEAFEAQRYDKELAAWEQARRRNRLSLFGLNGGQAFIIAVAQTAMIGLAAWQVSDGILTLGDFILINQFMIQLFMPLGFLGFVFREIKGSMANIEKLFELLAIRPRIQDRPGASELALQAGHIRFDRVAFAYDEQRQILKDVSFDISPGEKVAVVGASGSGKSTLVKLLFRFYDPDSGSITIDGQDISAVSQHSLRQAIGIVPQDTVLFNDTIRENIRYGDPEASESDVDEAIRLAHLETFIAQLPDGDNTLVGERGLKLSGGEKQRVSIARTILKRPPILVFDEATSSLDSRSERAILEALAQISEGHTSLVIAHRLSTIIDADRIIVLHLGEISESGTHEALLERDGRYARLWRAQQRKQDGE from the coding sequence ATGCGTGGAACCAATACCGTCGTAGATCCTGATACTCCAACCAACTGGCGAATCGTCAAACACCTGCTGCCGTACCTGCTCGAGTCGAAGTATCGAGTCGGCCTGGCCCTGGCCTGTCTGATAGCAGCCAAAGGGGCGATCCTGCTCATCCCCTTTTTGCTCAAGCACCTCGTCGACGCCCTGGAACAAGGTGGCCCGGGGCTCACTATTTCACTGCTATCGGGCCTGGTATTGGCCTACGGTGGCGCGCGCTTCGCCAACGTATTTTTCGGCGAGCTACGCGACACAATTTTTGGCCGGGTGACGGAAAACGCGATGCGCAGAATCGGCCTGCAGGTGTTTCGTCACGTGCACTCGCTGGACCTTAAATATCACGTTGAACGCCGCACCGGCGGACTGGCCCGAGACATAGAACGAGGCACAACCGGCATCAGTTTCCTGATGCGATTTTTCGTTTTCAACATCGCCCCCACGCTGTTCGAAATCGCAATGGTGGTGGGCATTCTGCTGTTTAATTACGGCCCCGGTTTCGCGGTCATCACCCTCATAGCGGTCATTTTCTATGGCCTGTTTACCGTCCGCGCAACAGATTGGCGGACCCAGTTCGTGCGTGAGATGAACGAGGCAGATTCTGCCAGCAATACGCGCGCCGTGGACAGCCTGCTCAATTTTGAAACAGTCAAATACTTCACCAACGAGGCGTTCGAAGCACAGCGCTACGACAAAGAACTAGCAGCATGGGAGCAGGCCCGCCGTCGCAATCGTCTCTCACTATTTGGCCTGAATGGCGGTCAGGCGTTTATCATCGCCGTGGCGCAGACGGCGATGATCGGCCTCGCAGCGTGGCAGGTGAGCGACGGCATTCTCACCCTCGGTGATTTCATCCTGATAAACCAGTTTATGATCCAGCTGTTTATGCCGCTGGGTTTTCTCGGCTTCGTGTTCCGTGAAATCAAGGGCTCCATGGCCAACATTGAGAAACTGTTCGAGCTGCTTGCAATCCGACCGCGCATCCAGGACCGACCGGGGGCGTCAGAGTTGGCGCTGCAGGCCGGGCATATTCGTTTCGACCGTGTGGCCTTCGCCTACGACGAGCAGCGCCAGATTCTCAAGGATGTGAGTTTTGATATCAGCCCGGGTGAGAAGGTGGCAGTTGTCGGTGCGAGTGGCTCGGGCAAATCCACTCTGGTCAAATTGTTGTTCCGCTTCTACGACCCGGACAGTGGCTCGATCACGATCGATGGCCAGGATATCAGCGCCGTGAGCCAACACAGCCTCCGCCAGGCCATCGGCATCGTCCCCCAGGACACCGTGCTGTTCAATGACACTATTCGCGAGAACATCCGCTACGGTGATCCCGAGGCCAGCGAAAGCGATGTCGATGAAGCCATTCGACTCGCGCATCTCGAAACCTTTATCGCCCAGCTGCCCGACGGCGACAACACCCTCGTAGGCGAGCGCGGCCTCAAGCTGTCCGGCGGTGAAAAGCAGCGCGTGTCCATTGCTCGCACCATCCTCAAACGCCCGCCTATCCTGGTCTTCGATGAAGCTACCTCCTCCCTCGATTCCCGCTCCGAGCGAGCCATCCTGGAGGCCCTGGCGCAGATATCCGAAGGCCACACCAGTCTGGTGATAGCTCACCGCCTCTCAACCATCATCGATGCTGACAGGATCATCGTGCTCCATCTCGGCGAGATTTCGGAGAGCGGCACCCACGAGGCATTGCTCGAGCGAGATGGCCGCTATGCGCGCCTTTGGCGCGCACAGCAACGCAAGCAAGATGGCGAATAG
- a CDS encoding sensor histidine kinase, which translates to MNTNTLLKDKRTLFWTLQFAGWSGWAMSFYLGVIMWGSPPQNYLWYLPLIATIGMGLSLVLRGIYRYMWEMDLPRRIVAIVAGSYGAGLVWMACRGTIFYNMFPTERKTSERGGMEFLSYFDGAISAFWVMLVWSALYFGIKNYLQAQAEKERSLKALSMAHEAQLKMLQYQLNPHFLFNTLNAISTLVLDKNNELANVMVTRLSRFLRYTLDNDPMQKVTVSEEVEALKLYLDIEKVRFDERLQLRFNIQPEASGAMMPSLLLQPLVENSIKYAIAHAINGGYISVNARVEPDTLVLEVADDGPGLDVNNGVSTNGGGVGLSNCRERLNEIYHERQSFTLGKTEPHGLTITIRIPLEYGKEVQ; encoded by the coding sequence ATGAATACGAATACTCTTCTCAAAGATAAGCGCACCCTATTCTGGACTCTGCAGTTCGCAGGCTGGAGCGGATGGGCCATGTCCTTCTACCTCGGCGTGATCATGTGGGGCAGCCCACCTCAGAACTATCTATGGTACCTGCCGCTGATCGCCACCATCGGCATGGGCCTCAGCCTCGTACTGCGCGGAATTTATCGCTACATGTGGGAAATGGACCTGCCGCGGCGAATTGTCGCCATCGTCGCAGGCTCCTACGGTGCCGGGTTGGTCTGGATGGCTTGCCGAGGTACGATTTTCTACAACATGTTCCCCACAGAGCGCAAGACGTCTGAGCGGGGCGGCATGGAGTTTTTGTCCTATTTCGACGGTGCCATTTCCGCTTTCTGGGTCATGCTGGTCTGGAGCGCCCTCTATTTCGGGATCAAGAACTATCTCCAGGCCCAGGCTGAAAAAGAACGCAGCCTCAAAGCCCTGTCCATGGCCCACGAGGCGCAGCTGAAAATGCTGCAATACCAGCTCAACCCACACTTCCTGTTCAACACCTTGAACGCAATATCCACCCTCGTCCTGGACAAGAACAATGAACTGGCCAATGTGATGGTCACTCGCCTCAGCCGCTTCCTGCGCTACACCCTGGACAATGACCCAATGCAGAAAGTGACCGTATCCGAGGAGGTTGAAGCGCTAAAACTCTACCTGGACATCGAAAAAGTCCGCTTCGACGAACGCCTGCAACTGCGTTTTAACATTCAGCCAGAGGCCAGCGGTGCGATGATGCCCTCACTGCTTCTCCAGCCATTGGTGGAGAATTCCATCAAGTATGCAATTGCGCACGCGATCAATGGCGGCTATATAAGTGTTAACGCCCGCGTCGAGCCAGACACTCTGGTACTGGAAGTAGCAGATGACGGCCCGGGGCTGGATGTCAACAATGGTGTCTCGACCAACGGCGGCGGTGTTGGCCTGTCGAACTGCCGTGAACGTCTCAATGAGATCTACCATGAGCGCCAGTCCTTCACGCTAGGCAAGACGGAACCACATGGCCTGACCATCACCATCAGGATACCTCTCGAATACGGCAAGGAAGTTCAATGA
- a CDS encoding LytR/AlgR family response regulator transcription factor: protein MNNLRAIIVDDESLARRGLSLRLQQIPQVDVIAECANGAEALAAIAKESPDLVFLDIQMPGIDGFEVVRQLQTDNMPMVIFVTAFDQYAVEAFKVHAVDYVLKPIDDDRLHEAIDRAVAHHSQEQSELTKQRLMELMMGMTGATASSIEEMAKGESAAQQWPEKLVIKDGSDIHLIKAQDIHWIDAAGDYMCIHAGGDTHIMRITMKELEAMLNPAQFLRIHRSTIINTNYISGAQTLGNGEYMLALEGDTQLKVSRGFRDRVKELLSA from the coding sequence ATGAACAATCTTCGCGCGATCATCGTTGACGACGAATCTCTGGCCCGCCGCGGCCTGTCGCTACGACTCCAGCAAATCCCCCAGGTAGACGTCATTGCGGAGTGCGCCAACGGAGCTGAAGCACTGGCGGCGATTGCCAAGGAAAGTCCCGACCTGGTCTTTCTCGACATCCAGATGCCTGGCATTGACGGTTTCGAGGTTGTACGCCAGCTGCAGACCGACAACATGCCCATGGTGATTTTCGTCACTGCTTTCGACCAGTACGCCGTGGAAGCTTTCAAGGTTCACGCGGTGGACTACGTCCTCAAGCCAATCGATGACGACCGCCTGCACGAGGCGATTGATCGCGCAGTCGCACACCACAGCCAGGAGCAGTCCGAACTGACCAAGCAGCGCCTGATGGAGCTCATGATGGGCATGACTGGCGCCACCGCGAGCTCTATCGAGGAGATGGCCAAGGGCGAATCCGCGGCCCAACAGTGGCCTGAAAAACTGGTGATAAAGGATGGCAGCGACATTCACCTGATCAAGGCCCAGGATATTCACTGGATCGACGCGGCTGGAGACTACATGTGCATTCACGCCGGCGGCGACACCCACATCATGCGAATCACGATGAAGGAACTGGAAGCGATGTTAAATCCAGCCCAATTCCTGCGCATTCACCGCTCTACCATTATCAACACAAACTACATCAGTGGCGCCCAGACGCTGGGCAACGGTGAATACATGCTGGCGCTGGAAGGCGACACCCAGCTCAAGGTCAGCCGCGGCTTCCGCGACCGGGTGAAAGAACTTCTTAGCGCCTGA
- a CDS encoding energy transducer TonB: MIRFRALPLFAVILFSLAAPAWSNFVPPRNLDPANSTIQLDSTFQQDAWLVYTYDIDHTGSVINATIQSSNGVVAVEQAVLAQIRSMRFEPASRSGMPVKVSADPVVYTWILDKPRIMSAAFADKYREAWALYSEENYDGAFDIAAELKNYPGRNALEEVKFQILAASLASRWKDEAAELQHLTRVVEFQNLAIDNNFKNRYMPTDQYLQVLNRVVTLQLNRGMLADAGGTLDDMQQLGRGSDAVNDAARRYSESLSSLQNVADITVRGELLPLFRDGPGSLKIGLSRSRFSISDVRGRVGGVFLVCGTSEMPLRYPSQEPWTIPTGWSDCVIDVTGRAGTSLVLHQLN; encoded by the coding sequence ATGATCCGTTTCCGCGCGCTGCCACTGTTTGCAGTGATCCTGTTCAGCCTGGCGGCACCTGCCTGGAGTAATTTTGTGCCGCCGCGAAATCTGGACCCGGCGAATTCGACCATTCAACTCGACAGCACCTTCCAGCAAGACGCCTGGCTGGTGTACACCTATGATATCGACCATACCGGCAGTGTAATCAACGCCACGATCCAGAGCTCCAATGGTGTCGTCGCAGTGGAGCAGGCTGTGCTCGCGCAGATACGCTCCATGCGCTTCGAGCCTGCTTCACGTAGCGGTATGCCGGTCAAGGTTTCTGCTGACCCTGTGGTCTATACCTGGATTCTGGACAAGCCGCGCATCATGTCTGCGGCATTTGCGGACAAGTATCGCGAGGCCTGGGCGCTCTATTCAGAGGAAAACTACGACGGGGCTTTTGATATTGCTGCCGAGCTCAAGAATTACCCCGGCCGCAATGCCCTGGAGGAAGTGAAGTTCCAGATACTCGCGGCCTCGCTTGCGAGCCGCTGGAAGGACGAGGCGGCGGAACTGCAACATCTCACGCGCGTGGTCGAATTTCAGAACCTCGCCATCGATAACAACTTCAAAAATCGCTACATGCCCACGGATCAGTACCTGCAGGTGCTCAATCGTGTCGTGACCTTGCAGCTTAATCGCGGCATGCTGGCAGATGCGGGGGGCACCCTCGACGATATGCAGCAACTGGGCCGTGGATCGGATGCGGTGAATGATGCGGCCCGGCGTTATAGCGAATCCTTGAGCTCGTTGCAGAATGTCGCTGATATCACCGTGCGCGGAGAATTGTTGCCACTGTTTCGCGACGGTCCCGGGTCTTTGAAGATCGGTCTGTCGCGCTCACGCTTCTCCATTTCGGATGTGCGCGGACGCGTCGGTGGAGTATTTCTGGTTTGTGGTACCTCGGAAATGCCCCTGCGCTATCCCTCTCAAGAGCCCTGGACCATTCCCACTGGCTGGAGCGATTGTGTGATCGACGTGACTGGCCGCGCGGGTACGAGCCTGGTTTTACACCAGCTGAACTGA